A window of the Clostridia bacterium genome harbors these coding sequences:
- a CDS encoding RrF2 family transcriptional regulator: protein MKISTKGRYGLRAMVDIAANSKGEHVPLNTIAERQDISMNYLEQVFSVLRKAGLVKSVKGAQGGYTLSDTPATITVGSILRALEGDLSVVMDEEENGSENSIQHCLNIKVWKRLNESINDIVDSITLEDMAEEYKRMNGSDNFMFYI from the coding sequence ATGAAAATCTCCACTAAGGGAAGGTATGGCTTGAGAGCGATGGTAGACATCGCAGCAAACTCTAAGGGTGAACATGTACCTTTAAATACAATTGCAGAGCGGCAGGACATCTCGATGAATTATCTGGAGCAGGTCTTCTCTGTACTCAGAAAAGCAGGGCTTGTAAAAAGTGTGAAGGGTGCTCAAGGGGGATATACTCTGTCGGACACTCCGGCTACTATAACAGTAGGTTCAATATTGAGGGCCCTTGAGGGTGACCTGTCAGTAGTTATGGATGAGGAAGAAAACGGGTCTGAGAATAGTATCCAACATTGCTTAAATATAAAAGTATGGAAGAGATTGAACGAAAGCATTAATGACATTGTTGATTCAATTACACTGGAAGATATGGCTGAAGAGTATAAACGAATGAATGGTTCGGACAATTTCATGTTTTATATTTGA
- a CDS encoding homocysteine synthase codes for MSERQLKFDTLQVHAGQKPDPTTGSRAVPIYQTTSYVFNNTDHAANLFALKEFGNIYTRIMNPTNDVFEQRIAALEGGKAALAVASGSAAITYAILNIAESGDEIVAASTLYGGTYNLFAVTLPKLGIKTIFVNPDEPENFRKAINDRTKAVYIESIGNPGINIIDIEAVAKIAHDNKIPLIIDNTFGTPYLIKPIEFGADIVVHSATKFIGGHGTSIGGVIVDAGNFDWAGSGKFPGLTEPDPSYHGVKYVEAVGAIAYIIKARVQLLRDTGAAISPFNSFLLLQGLETLSLRVERHVSNAKKVAEFLQKHPSVSWVNYPGLKGNKYYELAEKYLPKGAGSIFTFGIKGGIEAAKKFINNLEIFSLLANVADAKSLVIHPASTTHSQLSEEEQRTAGVSPDQIRLSIGIEDADDLIYDLDQALNKATKG; via the coding sequence ATGAGTGAAAGACAACTAAAATTTGACACCCTACAGGTGCATGCAGGACAGAAACCTGACCCAACAACAGGATCAAGAGCAGTACCTATCTATCAGACAACATCTTATGTATTTAACAATACTGATCATGCAGCAAACCTTTTTGCATTAAAAGAGTTTGGCAATATCTACACCAGAATTATGAATCCTACCAATGATGTATTTGAACAGAGGATAGCGGCACTGGAAGGTGGAAAAGCTGCACTTGCGGTTGCTTCAGGATCAGCGGCAATTACTTATGCCATACTGAACATAGCAGAGTCGGGAGATGAAATCGTAGCGGCCAGTACTTTGTACGGAGGGACATACAATCTCTTCGCTGTAACTTTACCCAAGCTTGGAATTAAGACTATTTTTGTGAATCCGGATGAACCGGAGAATTTCAGGAAAGCAATAAATGATAGAACAAAGGCAGTATATATAGAGTCCATCGGGAATCCGGGCATAAACATAATTGATATAGAAGCAGTTGCAAAGATTGCGCATGATAACAAAATACCTTTAATTATTGATAACACCTTTGGAACTCCTTACTTAATCAAGCCTATTGAGTTTGGAGCAGATATAGTAGTTCACTCAGCAACAAAGTTTATAGGCGGACACGGGACATCAATAGGGGGAGTCATTGTTGACGCGGGTAATTTTGACTGGGCAGGAAGTGGAAAGTTTCCCGGTTTGACTGAGCCGGACCCTAGCTATCATGGAGTAAAGTATGTCGAAGCGGTGGGGGCCATAGCATATATAATTAAAGCGAGAGTTCAGCTTCTCAGGGATACGGGAGCGGCAATAAGCCCGTTTAATTCATTCCTTCTTCTGCAGGGATTGGAAACACTGTCACTCAGAGTTGAAAGACATGTATCAAATGCAAAGAAGGTAGCAGAATTCCTTCAAAAGCATCCAAGTGTGTCATGGGTTAACTATCCGGGTCTTAAGGGGAATAAATATTATGAACTGGCAGAAAAATACCTCCCAAAGGGAGCAGGCTCTATATTCACTTTCGGCATAAAGGGCGGGATTGAGGCAGCAAAGAAATTTATCAATAATCTGGAAATTTTCTCACTGCTTGCAAATGTTGCCGATGCTAAATCATTAGTAATACACCCGGCAAGCACCACTCACTCACAATTAAGCGAAGAAGAACAAAGAACAGCAGGTGTGTCTCCTGACCAGATAAGACTTTCCATAGGTATTGAAGATGCAGATGATTTGATTTATGATCTGGATCAGGCATTGAATAAAGCTACAAAGGGATAA
- a CDS encoding aliphatic sulfonate ABC transporter substrate-binding protein, with protein MKKTGLVRRISILLLLIYISGVFTACSSKKESKNSAVRVAHFPNITHSQALIGRAEGQFQKAIGEDNKIEWKVFNAGPAEIEAFFAGEVDIGYIGPGPAINGYSRSKGELQIVAGATNAGAILVSRRDLTIRNVKELSGKKVAVPQFGNTQDLSLRNLLKENGLRDAAKGGDVEIRQADNPDIKILLDKGDIDAALVPEPWGSRLIKEVGAKVVLDFNRIWRGGEYSTAVVVVRTAFLEEYPDLVEKFIKAHVELTEYINKNIDTAKQTVNAQIELLTKKPLSKDILDESFKRLTVTYSPEKDSVIGFVDLSVENGFLRQRPEIKNIFNLEILNKVLKEKGLSEVG; from the coding sequence ATGAAAAAAACCGGATTAGTGCGGAGGATTTCGATTTTACTACTGTTGATTTATATATCAGGTGTTTTCACTGCATGTTCTTCCAAAAAGGAGAGTAAAAACTCAGCAGTAAGGGTTGCGCATTTTCCAAACATAACTCATTCACAAGCTCTGATAGGCAGAGCTGAAGGACAGTTTCAAAAAGCAATCGGTGAGGATAACAAAATTGAATGGAAGGTATTTAACGCAGGACCAGCAGAGATTGAAGCATTTTTTGCTGGTGAAGTAGATATTGGGTACATAGGACCCGGACCGGCAATAAACGGATATTCGAGGTCAAAAGGAGAGCTTCAGATAGTGGCAGGGGCTACCAATGCAGGAGCTATACTGGTTTCCAGAAGGGATTTGACGATAAGGAATGTCAAGGAATTAAGCGGTAAAAAGGTTGCGGTTCCACAGTTTGGAAACACACAAGACCTATCACTGAGAAATCTTCTGAAAGAAAACGGGTTGAGAGATGCAGCAAAAGGTGGAGATGTCGAAATCCGACAAGCTGATAACCCGGATATAAAAATCCTGCTGGATAAAGGTGATATCGATGCTGCATTGGTGCCAGAACCATGGGGTTCCAGATTGATTAAGGAAGTAGGCGCAAAAGTGGTCCTGGATTTCAACCGGATATGGAGGGGAGGGGAATATTCTACAGCTGTTGTAGTAGTCAGAACAGCATTTCTTGAAGAATATCCGGATTTGGTAGAAAAATTCATCAAGGCACATGTAGAACTTACAGAATATATAAATAAAAACATTGATACGGCAAAACAAACGGTAAACGCTCAGATTGAATTGCTCACTAAAAAACCCCTTTCAAAGGATATTCTTGATGAATCCTTTAAAAGACTGACAGTTACATATAGCCCTGAGAAGGACTCTGTAATAGGATTTGTCGACCTTTCTGTGGAAAATGGCTTTTTAAGACAAAGACCGGAGATCAAGAATATTTTCAATCTCGAAATCCTTAATAAAGTACTAAAAGAAAAGGGTCTTTCTGAGGTCGGTTGA
- a CDS encoding ABC transporter ATP-binding protein: protein MSLIIDRVSKQFVSKHKKTHTLDNVSLEFKKGEFICLLGPSGCGKSTLLNIIAGLEMASHGKVLLNGNEVKGAGPDRAVMFQESALFPWLRVVDNVEFGMKMAGIPKGERRERALRYLKMVHLTKFQNSYIHELSGGMKQRVALARALTLDSDVLLMDEPFAALDSQTKSILQQEVQQIWWETKKTIVFVTHNVEEAVLLADRVIVMSANPGRVKKVFDIQIARPRQVESIDLTYMAAAIMKELKEEVEKVAKAEYDNDWNIEKDIILHNTDSDMGVGL from the coding sequence TTGAGCCTGATAATTGATAGAGTAAGCAAACAATTTGTTTCAAAGCATAAGAAGACTCATACCCTGGATAATGTGAGTCTGGAGTTTAAGAAAGGTGAGTTTATTTGCCTTTTGGGTCCCTCAGGGTGTGGCAAATCCACACTTCTGAACATAATTGCGGGATTGGAGATGGCTTCACACGGAAAAGTCCTGCTGAATGGAAATGAAGTGAAAGGTGCAGGACCAGATAGAGCAGTTATGTTTCAGGAATCTGCTTTGTTTCCATGGCTAAGAGTTGTTGATAATGTGGAATTCGGTATGAAAATGGCAGGTATACCTAAGGGGGAGCGCAGGGAGAGAGCATTGAGATATCTGAAGATGGTGCACCTGACAAAGTTTCAGAATTCATATATACATGAATTGTCGGGGGGGATGAAGCAGAGGGTTGCATTGGCCAGAGCCCTTACACTGGATTCGGATGTACTCTTGATGGATGAACCCTTCGCGGCTTTGGACAGTCAGACTAAAAGCATATTGCAGCAGGAAGTGCAGCAGATATGGTGGGAAACCAAGAAAACCATAGTTTTTGTGACTCATAATGTAGAAGAAGCCGTATTGCTGGCTGACAGAGTAATAGTGATGTCGGCAAACCCCGGAAGAGTAAAAAAGGTATTTGATATACAGATTGCCAGACCCAGACAGGTAGAAAGCATTGACTTGACATATATGGCAGCAGCCATAATGAAGGAGTTGAAAGAGGAGGTGGAAAAGGTTGCAAAAGCTGAATACGACAATGATTGGAATATCGAAAAGGATATTATTCTACATAATACTGATAGTGATATGGGAGTTGGTCTATAA
- a CDS encoding ABC transporter permease, translated as MQKLNTTMIGISKRILFYIILIVIWELVYKAGVDIIGFWKPYTFPSPVDVAKTLASLVSDNTLGIAVLASMKRIIIGYAISLIIGIAIGLTVVRYKYLDENFSALILGLQTLPSICWLPFSILWFGLSESAIIFVIAIGSTFAISIAIESGIKNVNPLFVRASKTMGASGMKIYWNVIIPASLPSVVSGMKQGWSFAWRALMAGEMLSATKGLGQVLMVGRDLADISQVMAVMVVIIVLGLVVDKLVFGKAELSIRHRWGLDKA; from the coding sequence TTGCAAAAGCTGAATACGACAATGATTGGAATATCGAAAAGGATATTATTCTACATAATACTGATAGTGATATGGGAGTTGGTCTATAAAGCAGGAGTAGATATTATCGGATTTTGGAAACCCTATACTTTTCCTTCTCCGGTTGATGTAGCTAAAACATTGGCAAGTCTGGTTTCTGATAATACACTTGGAATTGCAGTGCTGGCAAGTATGAAGAGAATAATCATAGGGTATGCGATTTCATTGATTATCGGTATTGCTATAGGGCTTACCGTAGTGCGCTATAAATACCTGGATGAAAACTTCAGCGCCTTGATTCTGGGTCTCCAGACACTTCCGAGCATATGCTGGCTGCCTTTTTCAATACTGTGGTTTGGTTTGAGTGAAAGTGCAATTATTTTTGTTATAGCCATTGGTTCCACTTTCGCTATTTCAATAGCAATAGAGTCCGGTATTAAGAACGTGAATCCGCTATTTGTCAGAGCTTCAAAAACCATGGGGGCAAGTGGGATGAAAATATATTGGAATGTTATTATTCCTGCAAGTCTGCCAAGCGTGGTTTCAGGTATGAAACAGGGGTGGTCTTTTGCCTGGAGAGCATTGATGGCAGGCGAGATGCTGTCTGCTACAAAAGGTCTGGGACAGGTGCTGATGGTTGGAAGAGATCTTGCTGACATCAGCCAGGTAATGGCGGTTATGGTTGTTATCATAGTGTTGGGACTTGTTGTTGACAAGCTGGTGTTCGGGAAAGCGGAACTAAGCATAAGACACAGGTGGGGATTGGATAAAGCTTGA
- the thiS gene encoding sulfur carrier protein ThiS, translating into MKIKVNGNVVELEKEITVNELLIVQKVEMQDYVTVQINDEFVSRDDFGTITVKQNDVVEFLYFMGGGAV; encoded by the coding sequence ATGAAAATTAAAGTGAACGGAAATGTTGTAGAGCTTGAAAAGGAAATTACGGTAAATGAACTGTTAATTGTGCAAAAAGTGGAAATGCAGGACTATGTTACAGTTCAGATCAATGATGAATTTGTTTCCAGGGATGATTTCGGGACAATTACGGTCAAGCAAAATGATGTAGTTGAGTTTCTGTACTTTATGGGTGGAGGTGCTGTATGA
- the moeB gene encoding molybdopterin-synthase adenylyltransferase MoeB, translated as MSFSNEQLERYSRHIILKEVGVKGQKKLLNSKVLIIGTGGLGAPAAMFLAAAGTGTIGLVDFDAVELSNLQRQIIHLTKDVGKPKVVSGRETINEMNPDVAVVTYQEWVSASNIKDIIKDKDYDFIIDGTDNFPAKFLINDACVLTGKPFSHAGIIRFQGQTMTFVPGRGPCYRCVFQNPPPPDAVPTCKQAGVLGVMGGIIGTIQATEAIKYVLGIGDLLTGNLLTYDSLKMEFRKVKLPVRKSCQVCGDNPTITSLIDYEQAACDLKNH; from the coding sequence ATGAGTTTTTCCAATGAGCAGTTGGAGAGGTACTCCAGACATATAATACTCAAGGAAGTTGGAGTAAAGGGGCAGAAAAAGCTGCTGAACTCAAAAGTGCTTATAATAGGTACGGGAGGACTCGGAGCACCCGCGGCAATGTTTCTTGCAGCAGCCGGGACCGGAACGATAGGTCTTGTGGATTTTGATGCTGTAGAACTGTCAAATCTCCAAAGGCAGATAATACATTTGACTAAAGATGTAGGAAAGCCTAAGGTTGTGTCAGGTAGGGAAACTATAAATGAGATGAATCCTGATGTAGCTGTTGTTACATATCAGGAATGGGTAAGCGCCTCAAATATCAAGGATATCATTAAGGATAAGGATTATGATTTCATCATAGACGGTACTGATAATTTTCCTGCAAAGTTTCTTATAAATGATGCCTGCGTTCTTACAGGCAAGCCATTCTCACATGCAGGCATAATAAGGTTTCAGGGGCAGACCATGACTTTTGTCCCAGGGCGGGGGCCTTGCTACAGATGTGTGTTTCAAAATCCCCCGCCTCCAGATGCAGTGCCTACATGCAAGCAGGCAGGCGTACTTGGTGTCATGGGGGGGATTATAGGAACAATACAGGCTACGGAAGCCATAAAGTATGTGCTGGGTATCGGTGATTTGCTGACAGGGAATTTACTCACATATGATTCTCTGAAGATGGAGTTCAGAAAAGTAAAATTGCCTGTGAGGAAAAGTTGCCAGGTTTGTGGAGATAACCCAACCATTACATCGCTGATCGACTATGAACAGGCAGCATGTGATTTGAAGAATCATTGA
- a CDS encoding M67 family metallopeptidase, with protein MIIIKRAQFKEILDHSLKALPNEACGLIGGRIEDGSKVVEKVYLLTNADNSPEHFSMDPKEQFAAVKDMRNNGWKMLGNFHSHPASPSRPSEEDKRLAFDPEASYLIISLADIGNPVLKSFRIRAAVVQEEDIKII; from the coding sequence ATGATTATTATAAAAAGAGCTCAATTCAAAGAAATATTGGATCATTCATTGAAAGCGTTACCTAATGAGGCTTGTGGACTGATTGGTGGAAGGATAGAAGATGGTAGCAAGGTTGTAGAAAAAGTATATTTGCTTACAAATGCCGATAATAGCCCTGAGCATTTTTCCATGGATCCAAAGGAGCAGTTTGCTGCGGTAAAGGATATGCGGAATAATGGCTGGAAAATGCTTGGGAATTTCCACAGCCACCCAGCTTCACCATCACGGCCTTCCGAAGAAGACAAGAGATTAGCTTTTGACCCTGAGGCAAGTTACCTGATAATTTCATTGGCTGATATAGGGAATCCGGTACTCAAAAGCTTCCGGATAAGAGCAGCAGTGGTGCAGGAAGAGGATATAAAGATTATATAG
- a CDS encoding 4Fe-4S binding protein, with translation MAQADYKELKKGGFMKQVQKDRFSLRLRIVGGQIQTEQLKKVYEIAEKYGQGYVHMTSRQSMEIPFIKLEDVEAVRVELSSAGLQPGACGPRVRTITACQGNGICPSGLIDTTGLAEEFDKLYYARELPHKFKLGITGCRNNCLKAEENDLGVKGGMMPSWIESKCSYCGLCEAVCPTNAIKVQRSEKKLQFEESSCIYCGKCVKACPVEAWKGKSGFIVYFGGLFGNRIAIGKQLLPIIFGKEKLHVIIEATLGFFKKHAKPSERFRNTLDRVGWDLLSKELEEALK, from the coding sequence TTGGCACAGGCAGATTATAAGGAATTGAAAAAAGGCGGATTTATGAAGCAGGTTCAGAAAGACCGCTTTTCTCTCAGATTGCGTATAGTAGGTGGACAGATACAGACTGAACAGCTAAAAAAGGTGTATGAGATTGCAGAAAAATACGGACAGGGATATGTTCACATGACTTCAAGACAGAGCATGGAAATACCTTTTATTAAGCTTGAGGATGTTGAAGCTGTCAGAGTTGAACTATCTTCAGCTGGTTTACAGCCGGGAGCTTGTGGTCCGAGAGTAAGGACAATAACAGCGTGCCAGGGAAATGGAATTTGTCCCAGCGGTCTGATAGACACAACCGGGCTGGCAGAAGAGTTTGACAAATTGTATTATGCAAGGGAGCTGCCTCACAAATTTAAGCTTGGGATTACAGGCTGCCGTAACAACTGTCTGAAAGCGGAAGAGAACGATCTGGGTGTCAAGGGCGGAATGATGCCCTCGTGGATAGAAAGTAAATGCAGTTACTGCGGGCTATGTGAAGCTGTGTGTCCAACTAATGCAATCAAAGTACAAAGAAGTGAAAAGAAGCTTCAGTTTGAGGAAAGCAGCTGTATATACTGTGGTAAATGTGTTAAAGCTTGTCCGGTAGAGGCATGGAAAGGCAAAAGCGGATTCATTGTATATTTTGGCGGTTTGTTTGGAAATAGGATTGCAATAGGGAAGCAGCTTTTACCAATAATTTTTGGAAAGGAAAAACTTCATGTGATTATTGAAGCTACGCTGGGATTTTTCAAAAAGCATGCAAAGCCCAGTGAAAGATTCAGAAACACTCTTGATCGTGTAGGCTGGGATCTGCTTTCCAAAGAATTGGAGGAAGCCTTAAAATGA
- a CDS encoding sulfurtransferase TusA family protein: MSDIKADAYVDITDVVCPITFVKTKVAIEELADGQVLEIKMNEGEPIQNVPRSLKEEGHKVVRVNNNEDGTYTIFVEKGVL; encoded by the coding sequence ATGAGCGATATCAAAGCTGATGCATATGTAGATATTACCGATGTAGTTTGTCCCATTACCTTTGTTAAAACAAAGGTTGCAATAGAAGAGTTGGCAGACGGACAGGTGCTGGAGATTAAGATGAATGAGGGAGAACCTATACAAAATGTACCAAGGAGCCTGAAGGAAGAAGGGCATAAGGTCGTCAGGGTAAATAACAACGAGGATGGGACATACACTATTTTTGTTGAAAAGGGTGTGCTGTGA
- a CDS encoding O-acetylhomoserine aminocarboxypropyltransferase/cysteine synthase: MRFNTSLLHGNFTSEEKTGATTTPIYQSSSFRHGTAEELESIFAGNAPGFIYTRINNPTIEAFERRIAFLEGGVTSVACSSGMAAVALAMLNILRSGDEIVSGSGIFGGTYSLFKGLEDFGIIARYVKDNSIESFEQCINERTRLIFIETIGNPKLDVPDIAQVSELAQKSGIPLVVDNTVTTPYLVKPIKLGADIVIHSTSKYINGSGNSIGGIIVDGGRFKWDFKKYTSLEPYKKFGHFVYAARLRKSLFKDFGACISPFNAYLTGIGLETLGLRMDKICENALRLAENLNQNSKVEAVNYPGLESSEYSGIAKKQFGGRFGGILTIRLGSKEKAFKVINSLKYVSNLANIGDVRTLVIHPASTIYASNSVEEKENMGVYEDMIRISTGLEDIEDIIEDFGQALSRI, translated from the coding sequence ATGCGGTTTAATACATCTCTTTTACACGGAAATTTTACATCTGAAGAGAAGACGGGAGCAACTACCACACCTATATACCAGTCTTCGTCATTCAGACATGGTACCGCAGAAGAATTGGAAAGTATTTTTGCCGGAAATGCCCCGGGTTTCATATATACGAGAATAAACAATCCTACAATTGAAGCTTTTGAAAGACGGATAGCCTTTCTTGAAGGAGGGGTTACTTCAGTTGCCTGTTCTTCCGGGATGGCTGCCGTTGCTCTTGCAATGCTGAATATTCTTAGAAGTGGCGATGAGATTGTGTCAGGCAGCGGAATATTCGGCGGAACTTATTCATTATTCAAGGGGCTTGAGGATTTTGGCATCATCGCCAGATATGTTAAGGATAACAGTATAGAGAGTTTTGAACAATGTATCAATGAAAGGACACGCCTGATTTTTATTGAGACCATCGGAAATCCAAAGCTGGATGTACCTGATATAGCCCAGGTTTCAGAACTTGCACAAAAGAGCGGAATACCACTTGTTGTTGATAATACAGTTACTACACCTTATCTGGTGAAGCCTATAAAGCTGGGGGCTGACATTGTAATCCACTCGACATCTAAATATATAAACGGCAGTGGTAATTCCATAGGTGGAATTATAGTAGACGGTGGCAGATTCAAATGGGATTTCAAAAAATATACTTCACTGGAACCATATAAAAAATTCGGACATTTTGTATATGCAGCTAGGCTTAGAAAAAGCCTGTTCAAGGACTTTGGTGCATGTATTTCCCCTTTTAACGCGTATCTGACCGGTATAGGACTGGAAACCTTGGGACTACGTATGGATAAGATATGTGAAAACGCGCTGAGGCTGGCAGAGAATCTGAATCAAAACAGCAAAGTTGAGGCAGTGAATTATCCGGGTCTGGAAAGCAGTGAATATAGTGGGATTGCAAAAAAACAATTTGGAGGCAGATTTGGGGGTATACTCACTATAAGATTGGGTTCAAAGGAAAAGGCTTTTAAAGTTATTAACAGCCTCAAGTATGTCTCTAATCTGGCAAATATCGGTGACGTGAGAACTCTTGTCATACACCCTGCATCAACAATATATGCATCAAACAGTGTGGAAGAGAAGGAAAACATGGGTGTTTATGAAGATATGATAAGAATCAGCACCGGGTTGGAGGATATTGAAGACATCATTGAGGATTTTGGCCAGGCGTTAAGCAGGATTTAG
- a CDS encoding adenylyl-sulfate reductase subunit alpha encodes MKLEAKVLETDVLIIGGGTAGCYAAITIAEKSDAKVIIAEKANIKRSGCLAAGVNALNAYIVNGETPESYLEYVKNDSEGLIREDLVYSMSKGLNRVTEKMESLGLVILKNSNGEYAARGRRNIKINGENIKPILADAVGKFPNVRVLNRVNIIDYLVNNNKVIGAYGFSLDEGVLYVINSKAVICATGGAAGLYKPNNPGFSRHKMWYPPFNTGSGYAMGIRAGAEMTTFEMRFIALRCKDTIAPTGTIAQGVGAPQVNSEGNEYEKQYGRPGTPIRLYSTVMENREGRGPCYLKTAGTPKEQEAELLKAYLNMAPAQTLRWLESGKGPSEENVEIEGSEPYIVGGHTSSGYWVDINRTTTLEGLFAAGDVAGGSPQKYVTGCFVEGEIAAVAALDYIVHKEKEIPDLSNIDAKLQEINSFVDGAESPFSPEEIEDAMQKTMDTYAGGISTGYAYNSAKLRLAKGRIDELLELSKGLRASDLHQLMHIYEVIDRLYVCKVLIRHLEERKETRWRSFQENTDYPEKDDVNWMKYVNSRYENGEIKVIFRDLVKKDEVYEHKD; translated from the coding sequence ATGAAACTTGAAGCTAAAGTATTGGAGACAGATGTTCTTATAATAGGCGGCGGTACGGCGGGCTGTTATGCAGCAATAACTATAGCAGAGAAATCCGATGCTAAAGTGATAATAGCGGAAAAGGCCAACATAAAAAGAAGCGGCTGTCTTGCAGCAGGAGTGAATGCACTGAACGCCTATATTGTCAACGGCGAAACACCGGAGTCCTATCTGGAATATGTAAAAAATGATTCGGAGGGCTTGATAAGAGAAGACCTGGTCTACTCCATGTCTAAAGGTCTGAATAGAGTTACTGAAAAGATGGAAAGCTTGGGCCTTGTGATTTTGAAGAATTCCAATGGCGAGTATGCTGCCAGAGGCAGAAGGAACATAAAAATAAACGGTGAAAATATTAAGCCTATTCTGGCGGATGCAGTAGGAAAGTTTCCGAATGTCCGGGTGCTGAACCGTGTAAACATCATTGATTATCTTGTAAATAACAATAAAGTGATAGGGGCATACGGGTTTTCACTTGATGAGGGTGTCTTGTATGTAATCAACTCAAAGGCTGTAATATGTGCAACTGGTGGAGCGGCCGGATTATACAAACCTAACAATCCCGGGTTTTCCAGACATAAGATGTGGTATCCTCCTTTTAATACCGGTTCAGGATATGCAATGGGAATAAGGGCAGGAGCAGAAATGACAACCTTTGAAATGAGGTTTATTGCATTGAGATGCAAAGATACCATTGCACCTACAGGTACAATTGCGCAGGGAGTAGGAGCACCTCAGGTAAACAGTGAAGGAAATGAATATGAAAAACAGTATGGCAGGCCCGGCACGCCTATTCGCTTATATTCAACCGTTATGGAAAACAGGGAGGGAAGAGGTCCCTGCTATCTGAAAACAGCCGGGACACCGAAGGAACAGGAAGCTGAACTGCTGAAGGCGTATTTGAATATGGCGCCGGCACAAACCCTAAGATGGCTGGAAAGCGGTAAGGGACCGTCAGAAGAAAATGTAGAGATAGAAGGTTCTGAGCCATATATAGTAGGTGGGCATACTTCAAGCGGCTATTGGGTAGACATAAACAGAACCACAACCCTTGAAGGATTATTTGCTGCAGGGGATGTTGCCGGGGGAAGTCCACAAAAATACGTAACAGGCTGTTTTGTAGAAGGAGAAATAGCAGCTGTGGCTGCACTGGATTATATAGTTCATAAAGAGAAGGAAATACCGGATTTAAGTAATATAGATGCAAAACTCCAGGAAATAAACAGCTTTGTGGATGGTGCGGAAAGTCCGTTCAGCCCGGAAGAAATTGAAGATGCGATGCAAAAGACAATGGATACCTATGCAGGCGGTATTTCTACAGGCTACGCTTATAATTCTGCAAAGCTTAGATTAGCAAAAGGCAGAATTGATGAACTTTTGGAGTTGAGTAAGGGATTGAGGGCAAGTGACTTGCACCAATTAATGCACATTTACGAAGTTATTGACCGTCTTTATGTATGCAAGGTGCTTATAAGGCATTTGGAGGAAAGGAAGGAAACCAGATGGCGCAGCTTCCAGGAAAACACCGATTATCCGGAGAAGGACGATGTTAACTGGATGAAATATGTCAACTCACGTTATGAAAACGGAGAAATAAAGGTCATTTTCAGAGACCTGGTAAAGAAGGATGAGGTTTATGAGCATAAGGATTGA
- a CDS encoding ferredoxin family protein, translating to MSIRIEKDKCVGCGRCSGVCPGSLISKDGEDKAYIRFPKDCWGCTACLKECRTGAIRYFLGADIGGKGSTLHIKREKDLLHWHIIRPGGEVEVITINQKESNKY from the coding sequence ATGAGCATAAGGATTGAGAAGGATAAGTGCGTAGGGTGCGGCAGATGCAGTGGTGTTTGTCCCGGAAGCCTCATCAGTAAAGACGGTGAGGACAAAGCCTATATCAGATTTCCAAAGGACTGCTGGGGCTGTACTGCTTGTTTGAAAGAGTGCAGGACAGGGGCAATCAGGTATTTTTTAGGAGCGGATATAGGTGGTAAGGGGTCTACTCTGCATATAAAGCGGGAGAAGGATTTGCTCCACTGGCATATTATAAGGCCGGGCGGGGAGGTAGAGGTAATTACTATAAATCAAAAAGAATCAAACAAGTATTGA